The Euphorbia lathyris chromosome 3, ddEupLath1.1, whole genome shotgun sequence genome contains a region encoding:
- the LOC136223407 gene encoding receptor-like protein kinase isoform X2, protein MLFFLNAFLFMLSTIPDSIDDLSSIFIHFHQMKWNSVPSSISSTWNASDSTPCSWLGIQCNSTTLNVISLNLTGYAISGQLGPQFAKLPYLRTLFLFNNNFSGPIPSELGNCTRLIHLDLSQNSFTGEIPSTLKNLQHLKLFSLYQNSLNGQIPDWLFHIPHLETIYLDHNEFTGPIPTNVGNSSDLLVLWLDSNQLSGTIPDSIGNCSKLEELALNDNQLAGSLPPNLNILDNLIVLDVSRNNLVGNVRFGLGNCKNLENVVFSYNNFTGGLPPGLGNCSSLTELTIVHTELTGTIPSSFGLLANLQYLYLTENSLSGRIPPELGNCKSLLELLLYRNQLEGEIPKELGMLTELQNLQLFENNLNGEVPMSIWKLPSLQHVFLYSNNLSGELPLELTHLQKSESIMLYNNQFVGGIPQSLGINSSLEIVELMNNKFIGRIPPNLCFRKRLRVLNLGENNLQGSIPSDVGNCPTLWRLILRKNNISGVLPEIPANPNLSYINITENNITGSIPLSLGNCTNITSIDLSINKLTGSIPPELGNLQNLTVMILAHNRLQGCLPPQLSTWKKLSTFDVGSNSLNCSIPSTFANWTSLTTLILEDNHFTGGIPSFLPELKQLTLLQMGGNMLEGEIPSSLGELSHLQYGLSLRNNGLTGSISQLARLTMLQSLDISSNNLTGRLDALDDMQSLLEVNISYNLFTGEIPEKLMKLLNESPSSFLGNPGLCVNCPMSSGLNCTAYRNFRACDLTSNCGEVLSKTEIALIALGSSLGVCLLSGLACFFILCRKGKQQEVDNSTQEEDDPLLNRILEATENLNDRYIVGRGAHGVVFKAELGPANVFAVKKLVFAEEKDGHRSMVREIQTVEKVRHRNLIKVEKFWFRNDYGLILYKYMENGSLHDVLRATNPPYNLEWDVRYKIAVGIAHGLAYLHYDCDPPIVHRDIKPQNILLDMDMEPHISDFGIARLLDQSYGSTASVSLAGTVGYIAPEHAFMTTRGKESDVYSYGVVLLELISRKNPLDITLMEDMDIVGWSRSVWGRSQEIGSIIDSSLMDESVASEIAEEVIGMLQIALKCSDKKPNNRPTMRDVVNQLIDLRPSI, encoded by the exons ATGCTCTTCTTCCTCAACGCTTTCCTTTTTATGCTCTCTACCATACCAGACTCCATAGATGACCTCTCTTCCATTTTTATTCACTTTCACCAG ATGAAATGGAATTCTGTCCCTTCTTCCATATCTTCCACCTGGAATGCTTCTGATTCCACTCCTTGTTCATGGCTTGGAATTCAATGCAACTCCACCACCCTAAATGTCATCTCTTTGAATCTCACTGGTTATGCCATTTCTGGTCAATTGGGACCACAATTTGCTAAATTGCCTTATTTGCGCACTCTTTTTTTGTTCAATAATAACTTCTCAGGTCCCATTCCATCAGAGCTTGGTAATTGCACACGCCTAATACACTTAGATCTTTCTCAAAACAGCTTCACTGGAGAAATACCTTCTACCCTCAAAAACCTGCAACATTTAAAGCTGTTTAGTCTTTATCAGAATTCTCTGAATGGACAAATTCCTGACTGGCTTTTCCATATTCCTCACTTAGAGACAATATACTTGGACCATAACGAATTCACTGGTCCAATTCCTACTAATGTTGGGAACTCGAGCGACCTTTTGGTTTTATGGCTGGATAGCAACCAATTATCAGGAACAATTCCTGATTCTATTGGAAATTGCAGTAAATTGGAAGAACTGGCTTTGAATGACAACCAATTAGCTGGTTCTTTGCCTCCGAATCTAAATATTCTTGATAATCTTATCGTGTTAGATGTCAGCAGAAACAATCTTGTGGGTAATGTTCGTTTTGGTTTGGGAAATTGCAAGAATTTAGAAAATGTAGTTTTCTCATACAATAACTTTACTGGAGGCCTTCCACCAGGTCTCGGAAACTGTAGTAGCTTGACCGAGTTAACCATTGTGCATACCGAACTAACAGGCACTATCCCTTCTTCCTTTGGTTTGTTAGCAAACCTCCAATATCTTTACCTAACTGAAAATAGTTTATCTGGAAGAATTCCCCCTGAACTTGGGAATTGTAAGTCATTGCTGGAATTGTTGTTGTACAGAAACCAACTTGAGGGGGAAATTCCCAAGGAATTGGGAATGCTGACGGAACTGCAGAATCTTCAACTATTTGAGAATAACTTGAATGGTGAAGTTCCAATGAGTATTTGGAAACTTCCGAGTCTTCAACATGTTTTTTTGTATAGTAATAATCTTTCAGGTGAATTACCTTTAGAGTTGACACACCTCCAGAAATCGGAGAGCATCATGTTGTATAACAACCAGTTTGTTGGAGGCATACCTCAAAGTTTAGGAATTAACAGCAGCTTGGAGATAGTGGAATTGATGAATAACAAGTTTATTGGCCGAATTCCCCCGAATCTATGTTTTAGGAAACGGTTAAGGGTTCTGAATTTGGGTGAAAACAACTTGCAAGGTAGCATACCATCTGACGTAGGCAACTGTCCAACTTTATGGAGACTGATCCTTAGGAAAAATAATATATCTGGAGTTCTTCCAGAAATTCCAGCGAATCCGAATCTTTCATACATAAATATCACTGAAAATAACATCACTGGAAGCATTCCTTTGAGCTTGGGGAACTGCACCAATATCACTTCCATCGATTTGTCCATTAATAAGCTTACAGGTTCTATACCTCCAGAGCTTGGAAATCTTCAAAATCTTACCGTAATGATTCTAGCACATAACCGTTTGCAAGGTTGTTTGCCACCCCAGTTATCCACCTGGAAGAAATTGAGCACCTTTGATGTTGGGTCCAATTCGTTAAACTGTTCAATTCCATCAACTTTTGCGAATTGGACTAGTTTAACTACTTTAATTTTAGAAGACAACCATTTTACAGGCGGCATTCCATCATTTTTGCCAGAACTCAAACAGCTTACTCTTTTACAAATGGGTGGAAACATGCTGGAAGGAGAGATTCCATCTTCATTGGGTGAGCTGAGTCATCTGCAATATGGGTTAAGCCTCAGAAATAATGGCTTGACCGGTTCTATTTCTCAACTTGCGCGATTGACCATGCTACAAAGTCTAGATATCTCTAGCAATAATCTGACTGGAAGACTTGATGCTCTTGATGATATGCAGTCACTGTTGGAAGTTAACATTTCGTACAACCTATTCACTGGAGAAATACCGGAAAAACTAATGAAATTGTTGAATGAATCTCCATCATCGTTCTTGGGCAATCCTGGACTCTGTGTTAATTGTCCTATGTCAAGTGGCTTGAATTGCACTGCATACAGAAATTTCAGAGCCTGCGACCTTACTTCCAACTGTGGTGAAGTGCTTAGCAAGACGGAAATTGCATTGATTGCACTTGGATCCTCTTTAGGTGTCTGTCTGCTTTCGGGATTGGCTTGCTTTTTTATACTTTGCAGAAAAGGAAAACAGCAGGAAGTGGATAATTCTACTCAAGAGGAGGATGATCCCCTACTTAACCGAATATTAGAGGCCACTGAGAATCTAAACGACAGGTATATTGTAGGAAGAGGAGCCCATGGAGTTGTTTTCAAGGCTGAATTGGGTCCAGCAAATGTTTTTGCAGTGAAGAAACTTGTATTTGCAGAGGAGAAAGATGGACATAGAAGTATGGTAAGAGAAATTCAGACCGTGGAGAAGGTCAGGCATCGGAATCTAATCAAGGTGGAAAAATTCTGGTTCAGAAATGATTATGGACTAATCTTATACAAGTACATGGAAAATGGGAGTCTTCATGATGTTCTTCGAGCAACAAATCCGCCATATAATCTGGAATGGGATGTTCGATATAAGATAGCAGTTGGAATTGCACACGGATTGGCCTATCTCCACTATGATTGTGATCCTCCTATAGTGCACAGAGACATCAAACCGCAAAATATACTATTGGACATGGACATGGAGCCTCACATTTCAGACTTTGGTATTGCCAGGCTTCTTGATCAGTCATATGGTTCAACAGCATCTGTTTCACTTGCTGGTACAGTGGGATATATCGCACCAG AACACGCGTTTATGACAACGAGAGGAAAAGAATCAGATGTATATAGTTATGGGGTAGTTTTGCTGGAACTAATTAGCAGAAAGAATCCGCTGGATATAACATTGATGGAGGACATGGATATTGTTGGATGGAGTAGGTCTGTTTGGGGTAGGAGTCAAGAAATCGGGTCGATTATAGATTCAAGCTTAATGGATGAAAGTGTAGCTTCAGAAATTGCAGAAGAGGTAATTGGGATGCTCCAAATTGCATTGAAATGTAGTGATAAGAAGCCAAACAATAGACCTACAATGAGAGATGTTGTCAACCAATTGATAGACttgaggccatcaatatga
- the LOC136223407 gene encoding receptor-like protein kinase isoform X1 — translation MEINLIFIFLFFLPFSMLFFVNSLNPDGLALLSLQMKWNSVPSSISSTWNASDSTPCSWLGIQCNSTTLNVISLNLTGYAISGQLGPQFAKLPYLRTLFLFNNNFSGPIPSELGNCTRLIHLDLSQNSFTGEIPSTLKNLQHLKLFSLYQNSLNGQIPDWLFHIPHLETIYLDHNEFTGPIPTNVGNSSDLLVLWLDSNQLSGTIPDSIGNCSKLEELALNDNQLAGSLPPNLNILDNLIVLDVSRNNLVGNVRFGLGNCKNLENVVFSYNNFTGGLPPGLGNCSSLTELTIVHTELTGTIPSSFGLLANLQYLYLTENSLSGRIPPELGNCKSLLELLLYRNQLEGEIPKELGMLTELQNLQLFENNLNGEVPMSIWKLPSLQHVFLYSNNLSGELPLELTHLQKSESIMLYNNQFVGGIPQSLGINSSLEIVELMNNKFIGRIPPNLCFRKRLRVLNLGENNLQGSIPSDVGNCPTLWRLILRKNNISGVLPEIPANPNLSYINITENNITGSIPLSLGNCTNITSIDLSINKLTGSIPPELGNLQNLTVMILAHNRLQGCLPPQLSTWKKLSTFDVGSNSLNCSIPSTFANWTSLTTLILEDNHFTGGIPSFLPELKQLTLLQMGGNMLEGEIPSSLGELSHLQYGLSLRNNGLTGSISQLARLTMLQSLDISSNNLTGRLDALDDMQSLLEVNISYNLFTGEIPEKLMKLLNESPSSFLGNPGLCVNCPMSSGLNCTAYRNFRACDLTSNCGEVLSKTEIALIALGSSLGVCLLSGLACFFILCRKGKQQEVDNSTQEEDDPLLNRILEATENLNDRYIVGRGAHGVVFKAELGPANVFAVKKLVFAEEKDGHRSMVREIQTVEKVRHRNLIKVEKFWFRNDYGLILYKYMENGSLHDVLRATNPPYNLEWDVRYKIAVGIAHGLAYLHYDCDPPIVHRDIKPQNILLDMDMEPHISDFGIARLLDQSYGSTASVSLAGTVGYIAPEHAFMTTRGKESDVYSYGVVLLELISRKNPLDITLMEDMDIVGWSRSVWGRSQEIGSIIDSSLMDESVASEIAEEVIGMLQIALKCSDKKPNNRPTMRDVVNQLIDLRPSI, via the exons ATGGAGATCAatcttattttcatattccTTTTCTTCCTACCTTTTTCCATGCTTTTCTTTGTTAATTCTTTGAACCCTGATGGCTTGGCTTTGTTGTCACTTCAGATGAAATGGAATTCTGTCCCTTCTTCCATATCTTCCACCTGGAATGCTTCTGATTCCACTCCTTGTTCATGGCTTGGAATTCAATGCAACTCCACCACCCTAAATGTCATCTCTTTGAATCTCACTGGTTATGCCATTTCTGGTCAATTGGGACCACAATTTGCTAAATTGCCTTATTTGCGCACTCTTTTTTTGTTCAATAATAACTTCTCAGGTCCCATTCCATCAGAGCTTGGTAATTGCACACGCCTAATACACTTAGATCTTTCTCAAAACAGCTTCACTGGAGAAATACCTTCTACCCTCAAAAACCTGCAACATTTAAAGCTGTTTAGTCTTTATCAGAATTCTCTGAATGGACAAATTCCTGACTGGCTTTTCCATATTCCTCACTTAGAGACAATATACTTGGACCATAACGAATTCACTGGTCCAATTCCTACTAATGTTGGGAACTCGAGCGACCTTTTGGTTTTATGGCTGGATAGCAACCAATTATCAGGAACAATTCCTGATTCTATTGGAAATTGCAGTAAATTGGAAGAACTGGCTTTGAATGACAACCAATTAGCTGGTTCTTTGCCTCCGAATCTAAATATTCTTGATAATCTTATCGTGTTAGATGTCAGCAGAAACAATCTTGTGGGTAATGTTCGTTTTGGTTTGGGAAATTGCAAGAATTTAGAAAATGTAGTTTTCTCATACAATAACTTTACTGGAGGCCTTCCACCAGGTCTCGGAAACTGTAGTAGCTTGACCGAGTTAACCATTGTGCATACCGAACTAACAGGCACTATCCCTTCTTCCTTTGGTTTGTTAGCAAACCTCCAATATCTTTACCTAACTGAAAATAGTTTATCTGGAAGAATTCCCCCTGAACTTGGGAATTGTAAGTCATTGCTGGAATTGTTGTTGTACAGAAACCAACTTGAGGGGGAAATTCCCAAGGAATTGGGAATGCTGACGGAACTGCAGAATCTTCAACTATTTGAGAATAACTTGAATGGTGAAGTTCCAATGAGTATTTGGAAACTTCCGAGTCTTCAACATGTTTTTTTGTATAGTAATAATCTTTCAGGTGAATTACCTTTAGAGTTGACACACCTCCAGAAATCGGAGAGCATCATGTTGTATAACAACCAGTTTGTTGGAGGCATACCTCAAAGTTTAGGAATTAACAGCAGCTTGGAGATAGTGGAATTGATGAATAACAAGTTTATTGGCCGAATTCCCCCGAATCTATGTTTTAGGAAACGGTTAAGGGTTCTGAATTTGGGTGAAAACAACTTGCAAGGTAGCATACCATCTGACGTAGGCAACTGTCCAACTTTATGGAGACTGATCCTTAGGAAAAATAATATATCTGGAGTTCTTCCAGAAATTCCAGCGAATCCGAATCTTTCATACATAAATATCACTGAAAATAACATCACTGGAAGCATTCCTTTGAGCTTGGGGAACTGCACCAATATCACTTCCATCGATTTGTCCATTAATAAGCTTACAGGTTCTATACCTCCAGAGCTTGGAAATCTTCAAAATCTTACCGTAATGATTCTAGCACATAACCGTTTGCAAGGTTGTTTGCCACCCCAGTTATCCACCTGGAAGAAATTGAGCACCTTTGATGTTGGGTCCAATTCGTTAAACTGTTCAATTCCATCAACTTTTGCGAATTGGACTAGTTTAACTACTTTAATTTTAGAAGACAACCATTTTACAGGCGGCATTCCATCATTTTTGCCAGAACTCAAACAGCTTACTCTTTTACAAATGGGTGGAAACATGCTGGAAGGAGAGATTCCATCTTCATTGGGTGAGCTGAGTCATCTGCAATATGGGTTAAGCCTCAGAAATAATGGCTTGACCGGTTCTATTTCTCAACTTGCGCGATTGACCATGCTACAAAGTCTAGATATCTCTAGCAATAATCTGACTGGAAGACTTGATGCTCTTGATGATATGCAGTCACTGTTGGAAGTTAACATTTCGTACAACCTATTCACTGGAGAAATACCGGAAAAACTAATGAAATTGTTGAATGAATCTCCATCATCGTTCTTGGGCAATCCTGGACTCTGTGTTAATTGTCCTATGTCAAGTGGCTTGAATTGCACTGCATACAGAAATTTCAGAGCCTGCGACCTTACTTCCAACTGTGGTGAAGTGCTTAGCAAGACGGAAATTGCATTGATTGCACTTGGATCCTCTTTAGGTGTCTGTCTGCTTTCGGGATTGGCTTGCTTTTTTATACTTTGCAGAAAAGGAAAACAGCAGGAAGTGGATAATTCTACTCAAGAGGAGGATGATCCCCTACTTAACCGAATATTAGAGGCCACTGAGAATCTAAACGACAGGTATATTGTAGGAAGAGGAGCCCATGGAGTTGTTTTCAAGGCTGAATTGGGTCCAGCAAATGTTTTTGCAGTGAAGAAACTTGTATTTGCAGAGGAGAAAGATGGACATAGAAGTATGGTAAGAGAAATTCAGACCGTGGAGAAGGTCAGGCATCGGAATCTAATCAAGGTGGAAAAATTCTGGTTCAGAAATGATTATGGACTAATCTTATACAAGTACATGGAAAATGGGAGTCTTCATGATGTTCTTCGAGCAACAAATCCGCCATATAATCTGGAATGGGATGTTCGATATAAGATAGCAGTTGGAATTGCACACGGATTGGCCTATCTCCACTATGATTGTGATCCTCCTATAGTGCACAGAGACATCAAACCGCAAAATATACTATTGGACATGGACATGGAGCCTCACATTTCAGACTTTGGTATTGCCAGGCTTCTTGATCAGTCATATGGTTCAACAGCATCTGTTTCACTTGCTGGTACAGTGGGATATATCGCACCAG AACACGCGTTTATGACAACGAGAGGAAAAGAATCAGATGTATATAGTTATGGGGTAGTTTTGCTGGAACTAATTAGCAGAAAGAATCCGCTGGATATAACATTGATGGAGGACATGGATATTGTTGGATGGAGTAGGTCTGTTTGGGGTAGGAGTCAAGAAATCGGGTCGATTATAGATTCAAGCTTAATGGATGAAAGTGTAGCTTCAGAAATTGCAGAAGAGGTAATTGGGATGCTCCAAATTGCATTGAAATGTAGTGATAAGAAGCCAAACAATAGACCTACAATGAGAGATGTTGTCAACCAATTGATAGACttgaggccatcaatatga